One genomic region from SAR92 clade bacterium H455 encodes:
- a CDS encoding HupE/UreJ family protein has protein sequence MIARLLSLLLVSLLSLSATLQADEARPVYVEVTQMSDSEYVLKWKIPPVMSQGQEPAIELRQSNCRLHNGALGGKPAGLVGRKLYRCDSNTQADYQIELIYPNSNPALTSLIVFKPLSGDPVQVFSGPEETLVTLTLVTSPSAVAKQYTVAGIEHILIGTDHLLFVLCLMMIAGSFKRLVLTVTGFTVAHSITLSLATLDIFRLPTELVELLIALSILLLAVEIVKHRAGGAKDSFTWRYPVSVSAVFGLLHGFGFAVVLQELGLPSAMKVQALLFFNIGVELGQLAFILMVSIVVLIVRRLIVTGASQQDRLTQVVIYSIGVCSAYWLFERSAVLFS, from the coding sequence ATGATCGCTAGGTTACTTTCATTATTATTGGTCAGCCTTCTCTCGCTAAGTGCAACACTGCAGGCTGACGAAGCGCGCCCGGTCTATGTTGAAGTCACCCAGATGAGTGACTCTGAATATGTGCTGAAGTGGAAAATTCCACCGGTGATGTCCCAGGGTCAGGAGCCTGCCATTGAACTGCGACAGAGCAATTGCCGTCTCCACAATGGTGCTCTTGGGGGCAAGCCCGCTGGGCTGGTTGGCCGCAAGCTATATCGCTGTGATAGTAATACCCAGGCCGACTATCAGATTGAGTTAATTTATCCCAATAGCAATCCAGCGCTGACCTCATTAATCGTTTTCAAACCTTTGTCGGGCGATCCGGTACAGGTGTTTTCCGGACCCGAAGAAACTCTGGTGACCCTGACTTTAGTGACTTCTCCTTCTGCAGTGGCCAAGCAGTACACCGTGGCTGGTATCGAACATATTCTAATCGGTACAGACCACCTGCTATTTGTGCTCTGTCTGATGATGATTGCCGGGAGCTTCAAACGTCTGGTGCTCACCGTCACCGGGTTTACTGTGGCCCACTCTATTACTTTGAGTCTGGCTACCCTGGATATTTTTCGTCTGCCGACGGAGTTGGTGGAGCTGTTGATTGCCCTGAGTATTTTACTGCTGGCGGTAGAGATTGTTAAACATCGCGCTGGGGGCGCTAAAGACAGCTTTACCTGGCGTTACCCGGTGAGTGTCTCGGCGGTATTTGGTCTATTGCATGGCTTTGGTTTTGCGGTGGTGTTGCAGGAATTAGGTCTGCCATCGGCGATGAAAGTTCAGGCGCTGTTATTTTTCAATATTGGCGTTGAGCTGGGTCAGCTGGCCTTTATTTTGATGGTGTCGATTGTTGTCTTAATTGTTAGGCGCTTGATCGTTACTGGAGCCAGCCAACAGGATCGACTGACGCAGGTGGTGATATACAGTATTGGAGTGTGCAGCGCTTACTGGTTGTTTGAACGCAGCGCCGTGCTCTTTAGTTGA
- a CDS encoding aldehyde dehydrogenase family protein produces MKDLRKFYINGQWVEPLQAHDLAVENPATEESVAIISLGAAGDVDLAVAAAKAAFPIYSQYSVEQRIALMEKLLEVYMGRYDEMAATISMEMGAPISFATAAQADCGRGHISAALEALKTFEFERQVGSTLVVKEPIGVCGFITPWNWPINQISCKVAPALATGCTMVLKPSEIAPLSGYLFTEMMDEAGFPAGVYNMVNGDGPGVGAVIASHQDVDMVSFTGSTRAGILVAKAAAETVKRVTQELGGKSPNIIFADADLESAVSGGVLNMMSNTGQSCNAPSRMLVEASVYDQAVEIARQVAEQIPVDQPTKKGEHIGPLSSRVQFDKVQGLIAKGIEEGAQLIAGGLGKPEGFETGYFVKPTVFAGVNNQMAIAREEIFGPVLTMIPFDGEAEAIAIANDTAYGLAAYLSTGDDERAKRVAGQLRAGMISVNRAQQNYTAPFGGYKQSGNGREWGEFGFDDFLEIKGISR; encoded by the coding sequence ATGAAAGATCTACGCAAATTTTATATCAATGGCCAATGGGTTGAGCCGTTGCAGGCACATGATCTGGCCGTTGAAAATCCTGCCACAGAAGAATCTGTGGCTATTATTTCCCTCGGTGCGGCGGGCGATGTGGACCTAGCTGTAGCTGCTGCCAAGGCCGCCTTTCCGATTTACTCTCAATACAGTGTTGAGCAGCGCATCGCCCTGATGGAAAAGCTCCTTGAAGTCTATATGGGACGCTACGACGAAATGGCAGCTACCATCTCCATGGAGATGGGCGCACCGATCTCCTTTGCCACCGCAGCTCAGGCAGACTGTGGCCGCGGACATATCTCCGCAGCACTGGAGGCACTCAAAACCTTTGAGTTTGAACGTCAGGTTGGCAGCACTCTGGTAGTTAAAGAGCCGATCGGTGTCTGTGGCTTTATTACCCCCTGGAACTGGCCGATCAATCAGATCAGCTGCAAGGTTGCCCCGGCCCTGGCAACAGGCTGCACCATGGTGCTAAAGCCTAGTGAAATTGCACCGCTTTCCGGATATTTATTCACCGAGATGATGGATGAGGCTGGTTTCCCAGCCGGTGTTTACAATATGGTCAATGGCGATGGGCCAGGTGTAGGGGCAGTTATTGCCAGTCACCAGGATGTGGATATGGTCTCCTTTACCGGCTCCACTCGCGCTGGGATATTGGTTGCCAAAGCCGCAGCCGAAACGGTCAAGCGTGTCACTCAAGAGCTGGGTGGTAAATCGCCGAATATTATCTTTGCCGATGCTGACCTGGAGTCTGCGGTCAGTGGCGGTGTTCTCAATATGATGAGCAACACCGGACAGTCTTGTAATGCTCCCTCAAGAATGTTGGTTGAGGCCTCGGTGTACGATCAGGCGGTAGAAATTGCCCGTCAGGTCGCCGAGCAAATTCCCGTTGATCAGCCCACCAAAAAAGGCGAGCACATAGGCCCGCTATCCAGTCGTGTGCAGTTTGATAAGGTCCAGGGTTTGATTGCCAAAGGCATAGAGGAAGGCGCCCAGTTAATTGCTGGCGGGCTTGGTAAGCCTGAGGGTTTTGAAACAGGCTATTTTGTTAAGCCTACGGTATTTGCCGGAGTAAATAATCAAATGGCCATAGCCCGGGAAGAAATTTTCGGTCCAGTGTTGACCATGATTCCCTTTGACGGCGAAGCCGAGGCAATTGCAATTGCCAATGACACGGCCTATGGTCTGGCCGCCTATTTAAGTACCGGTGACGACGAACGCGCCAAGCGTGTTGCAGGTCAGTTGCGAGCTGGCATGATCAGCGTGAACAGAGCACAGCAGAATTATACAGCGCCATTTGGTGGTTATAAGCAGTCTGGAAATGGCCGCGAGTGGGGCGAGTTTGGCTTTGATGATTTTCTTGAAATTAAAGGTATTAGTCGTTAG
- a CDS encoding DUF3604 domain-containing protein, protein MAAHKLLLSTLLLTAASLSVAEGKSVPTQVYFGDTHLHTSYSFDAFLNNNHSADPDTAYRWAKGQPVIHPYNRARVQIQTPLDFLVVSDHAEMLGVMKAVRNDSDLFGELGLWASVKRWYAMSQMNDAIDADTGMAFFGRFLPRPARGEGHGDPVIDPSNNIAQVAIFGDTTPVSSAAWNDIVDTAERHNDPGTFTSLVGWEWSSIPTGANLHRIVISPDGAEKSNQYLPFGSDQSQYPEDLWKWLGETQERTGARFLAIPHNSNISKGYMFDTTTLRGEEITADYATRRMAWEPVVEITQIKGDSETTNKFSPEDEFADFETYEHYIQNGVVNYVASAADYIRPALKRGLSIEQKVGANPYKFGLIGSTDAHSGLSSSEENNFWGKMAKDSTPETKSFYSDKPEDRDGWSMSASGIAAVWAPENTREAIYAAFKRKEVYATSGPRMRVQLFAGWSFPEGAAEADDFAAIGYSNGVPMGGDLTATDEFHQAPSFLLRAVKDPLEANLDRAQIVKGWVDASGVEHEQVYNVAWSGDRQLDSDGRLPAVGNTVDLQSGRYSNSVGQAEFAVKWMDPDFDPQHSAFYYARILQIPTPRNALFDARALGLDKPPKGPSTIQERAYTSPIWYQP, encoded by the coding sequence ATGGCTGCCCACAAACTGCTTCTCTCAACACTACTTTTGACTGCCGCCAGCCTGTCTGTGGCGGAGGGTAAATCAGTCCCGACTCAGGTCTATTTTGGTGATACTCACCTACATACGTCTTATTCTTTTGACGCCTTTCTAAATAATAATCACAGCGCTGATCCAGACACTGCCTATCGCTGGGCTAAGGGGCAGCCGGTTATTCATCCCTATAATCGCGCACGAGTGCAGATTCAAACGCCATTGGATTTCCTTGTGGTCAGTGATCATGCTGAAATGCTCGGTGTGATGAAAGCGGTGCGCAATGACAGTGATCTATTTGGTGAGCTGGGACTGTGGGCGAGCGTGAAACGTTGGTATGCGATGTCCCAAATGAATGACGCCATTGATGCCGACACTGGAATGGCATTCTTTGGGCGCTTTTTGCCGCGGCCAGCGCGTGGGGAGGGTCATGGTGACCCAGTGATAGACCCCAGCAATAATATAGCCCAGGTGGCTATTTTTGGTGATACTACGCCAGTGAGTTCGGCGGCGTGGAATGACATTGTCGACACTGCCGAGCGTCACAATGATCCCGGTACATTTACCAGTCTGGTCGGTTGGGAGTGGAGCTCAATTCCCACCGGCGCCAACTTACACCGTATCGTGATCAGTCCAGATGGAGCCGAGAAGAGCAATCAATATCTGCCCTTTGGCTCTGATCAGAGTCAGTATCCAGAAGACCTGTGGAAATGGTTGGGCGAGACGCAAGAGCGCACCGGTGCGCGCTTCTTAGCCATTCCCCACAACTCGAATATCTCCAAAGGCTATATGTTTGACACAACCACCTTGCGCGGCGAAGAGATTACCGCCGACTACGCCACTCGTCGCATGGCTTGGGAGCCGGTAGTTGAAATCACCCAGATCAAAGGTGATAGCGAAACGACCAACAAGTTCTCGCCAGAAGACGAATTTGCCGACTTCGAGACATATGAGCACTACATTCAAAATGGCGTCGTGAATTATGTTGCCAGTGCCGCTGACTATATTCGTCCGGCTCTAAAGAGAGGTCTGTCCATCGAGCAAAAGGTGGGTGCCAATCCTTATAAGTTTGGCCTGATAGGTTCAACAGATGCTCACTCGGGGTTGTCGTCATCCGAGGAGAATAATTTCTGGGGCAAGATGGCTAAGGATTCGACCCCCGAAACCAAGTCTTTTTACAGCGACAAGCCTGAGGATCGCGATGGTTGGAGTATGTCGGCCTCTGGGATCGCCGCCGTCTGGGCTCCCGAAAATACTCGTGAAGCGATCTACGCTGCGTTTAAGCGCAAAGAGGTCTATGCCACCAGCGGGCCGCGCATGCGTGTACAGTTATTTGCCGGTTGGAGTTTTCCCGAAGGTGCCGCCGAAGCGGACGATTTTGCCGCTATTGGCTATAGCAATGGCGTGCCTATGGGTGGCGATTTAACGGCCACTGACGAGTTTCATCAAGCACCGAGCTTCTTATTGCGCGCGGTAAAAGATCCATTGGAAGCCAATCTTGATCGCGCACAGATTGTTAAGGGCTGGGTCGATGCCAGCGGTGTTGAGCATGAGCAGGTCTATAATGTCGCCTGGTCTGGTGATCGTCAGTTGGATAGCGATGGACGCTTGCCAGCCGTGGGCAATACCGTCGATTTGCAATCAGGCCGTTACAGCAACAGTGTTGGGCAGGCTGAGTTTGCCGTGAAATGGATGGATCCAGATTTTGACCCGCAGCACTCAGCGTTTTACTACGCGCGCATATTGCAGATCCCAACACCGCGCAATGCTCTATTCGATGCTCGCGCCCTGGGGCTAGATAAGCCGCCGAAAGGACCCAGTACTATTCAAGAGCGCGCCTATACTTCACCGATTTGGTACCAGCCCTAA
- a CDS encoding YihY family inner membrane protein, with protein MINQLLITAGRIPQQLVSSGQFLVYAVRRFLGDGCPQSAAALTYMSLFAVVPMLTLMYSMFSLVPAFQELGGQVEEFIFSKFLPSSGQEITQYLSEFSNQARKLSVAGVAIILVTALLMLSNIEKTFNHIWATTGGRKGLAGFLVYWAILSLGPLLLAVGMIMSTYLMSLRLVVAEVDSLGVVALLFSYLPWLLTWLAFTLLYVAVPNCKVRVVYALFGGLITTLLFETAKALFGQLVANSIYTNVYGAFAVIPLFLIWIYLLWVLILFGAELVRSLETFQYEGRDAELPDALAVLIILWQCWRRQQRGRSLSDRSMSIVGIDVEQWRRLRNMLLSQRILEKTASGQYVMIRDAETIRLADINGWLGLGFSGGNRAISEKLANAHPWMETYDRLMRENSQMTEQNMTLSLQKLFATNSHSADTDSSNEN; from the coding sequence ATGATCAATCAATTATTAATCACTGCGGGCAGAATACCCCAGCAACTGGTCAGCAGTGGTCAGTTTCTGGTCTATGCAGTGCGTCGCTTTCTCGGCGATGGCTGCCCTCAGAGTGCCGCAGCACTCACCTATATGAGTCTGTTTGCGGTGGTGCCCATGCTGACTCTGATGTACAGCATGTTCTCCCTGGTGCCTGCATTCCAGGAGCTCGGCGGTCAGGTGGAGGAATTTATCTTCTCCAAATTTTTGCCCAGCAGTGGTCAGGAGATTACTCAGTACCTGAGTGAGTTTTCCAATCAGGCGCGCAAGCTTAGTGTCGCCGGTGTGGCGATTATCTTGGTCACTGCCCTGTTGATGTTGAGTAATATCGAAAAAACCTTTAATCATATCTGGGCCACCACTGGCGGGCGCAAAGGCTTGGCCGGATTTTTGGTCTATTGGGCGATCTTGAGTCTTGGGCCCCTATTGCTCGCCGTGGGGATGATTATGAGTACCTATCTGATGTCACTGCGCCTGGTGGTGGCCGAGGTCGACAGCTTAGGTGTGGTGGCGCTGCTGTTTAGTTATCTGCCCTGGTTGCTGACTTGGCTGGCTTTTACCCTACTTTATGTGGCGGTGCCCAACTGCAAGGTGAGAGTGGTCTATGCGCTGTTTGGCGGTCTGATCACAACACTGTTGTTCGAGACCGCCAAGGCGTTATTTGGGCAGTTGGTCGCCAATTCCATTTACACCAACGTTTATGGTGCATTCGCTGTTATTCCGTTGTTTTTGATTTGGATTTATCTGCTCTGGGTGCTGATTTTATTCGGCGCCGAACTGGTGCGCAGTCTTGAGACCTTTCAATATGAAGGCCGCGACGCAGAACTGCCGGACGCCCTCGCCGTGCTGATTATTTTGTGGCAGTGCTGGCGTCGGCAGCAAAGGGGTCGCAGCCTGTCGGACCGCTCCATGAGTATTGTGGGTATTGATGTTGAGCAGTGGCGACGCCTGCGCAATATGTTATTGAGTCAGCGCATTTTAGAGAAAACTGCCAGTGGTCAATATGTGATGATTCGCGATGCGGAAACTATCAGGCTGGCAGATATCAATGGCTGGCTGGGGCTGGGATTCAGCGGCGGGAATAGAGCGATTAGTGAAAAGCTGGCCAACGCCCATCCTTGGATGGAGACCTATGACAGGTTGATGCGTGAGAATAGTCAGATGACTGAGCAGAATATGACCCTGAGTCTGCAAAAGTTGTTTGCCACTAATAGTCATTCTGCGGATACTGACAGCTCAAATGAGAATTAG
- a CDS encoding TlpA family protein disulfide reductase has product MFKDFSAKSFLVNGPTVKAFLVSLILVGCSGDSGYKLIDGSSHSFNNDQGKYTLVNYWAEWCQPCRVEVPELNELAAEHADQLTILAVNFDNEQGPKLLEQLQKIDIRFPSLAVDPRAKWDLERPKVLPETLIINSDGELVKRLIGPQTLESLMAFIVE; this is encoded by the coding sequence ATGTTCAAAGATTTCTCGGCAAAAAGTTTCTTGGTAAACGGCCCCACAGTGAAAGCATTTTTAGTCAGCCTGATTTTGGTTGGCTGCAGCGGTGACAGTGGCTACAAATTGATAGATGGCAGTAGTCACAGTTTCAATAATGATCAAGGCAAATATACCCTGGTTAACTATTGGGCCGAATGGTGCCAACCCTGCCGAGTAGAAGTGCCGGAGCTCAATGAACTGGCTGCTGAGCACGCTGATCAGCTAACTATTCTAGCGGTCAACTTTGATAATGAGCAGGGCCCGAAGCTCCTCGAGCAGCTGCAGAAAATCGATATACGGTTCCCGTCGCTGGCAGTAGACCCCCGCGCTAAATGGGATCTTGAGCGACCCAAGGTGCTGCCTGAGACACTGATAATAAATAGTGATGGCGAATTGGTTAAACGTTTAATTGGTCCGCAAACCTTGGAATCGCTGATGGCCTTCATAGTCGAGTGA
- a CDS encoding amino acid permease, which produces MHTFSRTTGISVVVANMIGTGVFTSLGFQLLGIQSFFVLMALWLIGGLTALCGALTYAELGANLPRSGGEYNFLSRLYHPAAGFISGWVSATVGFAAPVALAAMTFGAYLSAVFPNISARWSAVALVLILTLLHCRSRQTSSAVQQLFTALKVLLILLFCATIFIWGGTPQPISFAPQSGDSTMLFSGAFAVALIYVNYAYTGWNAVTYVTSELDDPQRNLPIVLLVGTGLVMMLYLLLNFTFLSAAPIAILEGKLEVGVIVADHALGDSAGKAMGLVLALLLISTVSAMTMAGPRVLQVIGEDFRLFSMLSRSNSHGVPMTAIFFQGLLAVTFILSATFESVLIFSSFVLGLNTLFAVLGVFVLRWKKLSIEGAYKTFGYPFAPLIYLSVTVWTLTYVLISRPIEGGIGITMIAVGGLLYKLSANKQ; this is translated from the coding sequence ATGCATACATTTTCAAGAACCACAGGTATCTCGGTGGTGGTTGCCAATATGATTGGCACCGGCGTATTCACCAGCCTCGGCTTTCAGCTTTTGGGCATCCAATCGTTTTTTGTACTGATGGCGCTCTGGCTTATCGGTGGCCTGACCGCACTCTGTGGCGCACTGACCTATGCTGAGCTCGGCGCCAACCTGCCCCGCTCCGGCGGTGAATACAATTTTCTATCGCGGCTTTATCACCCTGCTGCTGGATTCATCTCCGGCTGGGTTTCTGCTACTGTCGGCTTTGCCGCACCAGTAGCCCTAGCAGCCATGACCTTTGGCGCCTATCTATCCGCAGTGTTTCCAAATATTTCAGCGCGTTGGTCGGCGGTCGCACTGGTACTGATATTAACTCTACTGCACTGCCGCTCGCGGCAAACCAGCAGTGCAGTGCAACAGCTATTTACCGCCCTCAAAGTGCTATTAATCCTACTGTTCTGTGCAACGATTTTTATCTGGGGCGGCACACCACAACCTATAAGCTTCGCTCCACAAAGTGGTGACAGCACAATGCTATTTAGCGGCGCCTTTGCCGTGGCTTTGATTTACGTCAACTATGCTTACACCGGCTGGAACGCTGTCACCTATGTCACCAGCGAGTTAGACGATCCACAGCGCAATCTGCCCATAGTGCTACTTGTCGGCACTGGCTTGGTGATGATGCTCTATCTGTTATTAAACTTTACCTTTTTGAGTGCGGCACCCATCGCCATCCTTGAGGGTAAGCTAGAAGTCGGAGTGATTGTCGCCGACCACGCCCTCGGCGACAGTGCAGGCAAAGCCATGGGCCTGGTCCTAGCACTGCTATTGATCTCCACAGTGAGTGCCATGACCATGGCAGGCCCGCGAGTGCTTCAGGTGATAGGAGAAGACTTCCGGTTATTTTCAATGCTCTCGCGCAGTAATTCTCACGGCGTGCCCATGACGGCAATTTTCTTTCAGGGTCTGTTGGCAGTGACATTTATCCTCAGTGCCACCTTTGAATCCGTGCTGATCTTCTCCAGCTTTGTACTGGGGCTCAATACTCTTTTTGCGGTGCTTGGAGTGTTTGTGCTGCGCTGGAAAAAACTCAGCATTGAAGGGGCCTATAAAACCTTTGGCTACCCTTTTGCACCGCTGATCTATCTCAGCGTAACGGTCTGGACACTAACCTATGTGCTTATTTCCAGACCCATTGAAGGCGGAATTGGCATAACCATGATTGCCGTTGGCGGCCTGCTATACAAACTATCGGCGAATAAACAGTAA
- the trmJ gene encoding tRNA (cytosine(32)/uridine(32)-2'-O)-methyltransferase TrmJ: MSIVERQENIRIVLVNTTHPGNIGGAARAMKNMGLAELYLVQPREYPAPRAVWRAAGARDVLANATIVESVDEAIADCALVVGTSARERRIPWPLLNPRECGEKIYSEAVTHKTALLFGREDRGLTNDELQKCHYHVHIPSNPDYSSLNLATAVQVLAYEIRMASLADDQGNLPSLSEWDQPPVAAGDLEFFHEHLATTMAELQFYDPENPKQLLTRMRRLFNRVRMDQMEVSILRGLLSAVQRKITK, from the coding sequence GTGTCAATAGTTGAGCGTCAGGAAAATATTCGTATCGTGCTAGTCAATACGACCCATCCCGGTAATATTGGCGGTGCTGCGCGGGCCATGAAGAATATGGGACTGGCCGAATTGTATTTGGTTCAGCCCCGTGAATATCCGGCGCCACGCGCTGTATGGCGCGCTGCTGGAGCTCGCGATGTACTTGCCAACGCGACCATTGTCGAGTCTGTTGATGAAGCTATAGCTGACTGTGCGCTGGTGGTTGGCACCAGTGCTCGGGAGCGACGTATTCCCTGGCCACTGCTTAATCCCCGGGAGTGTGGCGAGAAAATATACAGCGAAGCAGTAACCCACAAAACGGCACTGCTGTTTGGTCGCGAAGATCGCGGACTGACCAATGATGAGCTGCAAAAGTGTCACTATCATGTGCATATCCCATCCAACCCTGACTATAGCTCGTTGAATCTGGCCACTGCTGTGCAGGTGTTAGCCTATGAGATTCGCATGGCCAGCCTGGCGGATGACCAGGGCAATTTGCCCTCACTCAGTGAATGGGACCAGCCGCCAGTTGCCGCCGGCGACCTGGAGTTCTTCCATGAGCATCTTGCCACCACCATGGCCGAGCTGCAGTTCTATGATCCGGAAAATCCAAAGCAGCTTTTAACCCGCATGCGCAGATTATTTAACCGTGTGCGCATGGATCAAATGGAAGTTTCTATACTTCGTGGTCTGTTGTCTGCGGTGCAGCGTAAAATCACCAAATGA
- a CDS encoding inositol monophosphatase, which produces MQPMVNIALRAARSAGEMIVKSADNLDLVKVDEKGRHDFVTEVDRRSEETIIYHISKAYPDHRFLCEESGVSGNPDSDVEWIIDPLDGTTNFIRGIPHVAISIACRIKGKLEHAVIVEPFKHEEFTASRGDGAKLNGRRIRVSGRASEAGALYATGIPFSSPSFDHMDGYLKSMHEFATNSSGVRRMGAAALDLAYVAAGRMDAYWEMYLKPWDIAAGALLVREAGGMVSDFQGGEKFLETGHIVACTPKLVKPTLTVISKHLGNVK; this is translated from the coding sequence ATGCAACCTATGGTTAATATTGCCCTGCGTGCTGCGCGCAGTGCGGGCGAAATGATTGTAAAATCGGCTGACAATCTCGACCTGGTAAAGGTCGACGAGAAAGGTCGCCACGACTTTGTAACTGAAGTTGATAGACGTTCCGAGGAGACGATTATTTATCATATCTCCAAGGCTTACCCAGACCATCGCTTCCTCTGTGAAGAGAGCGGCGTCAGCGGCAACCCAGACAGTGATGTGGAATGGATTATCGATCCATTGGATGGCACCACCAACTTTATTCGCGGCATTCCCCATGTCGCCATCTCAATCGCCTGCCGCATTAAAGGCAAGCTTGAGCATGCAGTAATAGTAGAACCCTTTAAGCACGAGGAATTTACCGCCAGTCGCGGTGATGGCGCCAAACTTAATGGCCGCCGCATTCGTGTCTCGGGTCGCGCCAGTGAAGCCGGTGCACTTTACGCCACAGGCATTCCCTTCAGTTCGCCCTCCTTCGATCATATGGACGGTTACCTAAAGTCGATGCACGAGTTTGCCACCAACTCATCCGGTGTTCGCCGTATGGGTGCAGCAGCGCTGGACCTGGCCTATGTTGCAGCCGGGCGCATGGATGCTTACTGGGAAATGTATCTTAAGCCTTGGGATATAGCGGCTGGTGCACTTTTGGTTCGCGAAGCTGGCGGCATGGTGAGTGATTTCCAAGGTGGTGAAAAGTTCTTGGAAACTGGACACATAGTTGCTTGCACCCCCAAGCTGGTTAAGCCAACTCTGACGGTGATTTCCAAGCATCTTGGTAACGTAAAATAG
- a CDS encoding bifunctional helix-turn-helix domain-containing protein/methylated-DNA--[protein]-cysteine S-methyltransferase → MTNPDYQRIAEAIRFIATKHNQQPSLDEIAEHLDTSAFEIKRLFTRWSQVTPKTYLQTINPRRGEKLLASAKPLPEIKSQSGLIGGMTTFGHKVQIEGWLPSFYKSGPGYDLTIEYSVHDSPFGEMFVAETPRGICKVSFSSGLPLIAFVSNLQRLLPEAKLVRKEPKPIEIFQSIFSRDKPIDKTLNLHLFALPTHINVWRALLTTEPGKLIHHKAIAEAVGRRKSTFATLNAINSNPIALFIPSHRAIDPDGQAGDYRWGLTRKHAIHAWECANLNV, encoded by the coding sequence ATGACTAATCCAGACTACCAACGCATCGCTGAAGCAATCAGGTTTATTGCGACCAAACACAACCAGCAGCCAAGCCTCGACGAGATTGCCGAGCATCTCGACACTAGCGCCTTTGAAATTAAACGCCTGTTCACACGCTGGAGCCAGGTTACACCCAAGACCTACCTGCAGACCATCAATCCCCGGCGCGGCGAAAAACTGCTCGCCTCGGCCAAGCCTCTGCCCGAGATTAAAAGTCAGTCTGGTTTAATTGGCGGCATGACCACCTTTGGCCATAAGGTTCAGATAGAGGGATGGCTGCCGAGTTTTTATAAGAGCGGCCCAGGCTACGATTTGACTATTGAATACAGTGTCCACGACAGCCCCTTTGGGGAGATGTTTGTGGCTGAGACACCGAGGGGGATTTGCAAGGTTTCGTTTAGTAGCGGACTGCCACTAATCGCCTTTGTGAGCAATCTGCAACGACTGTTACCTGAAGCGAAGCTGGTGCGTAAAGAGCCAAAACCCATAGAAATTTTTCAATCAATTTTTTCTCGCGACAAGCCCATCGACAAAACATTGAATCTGCATCTGTTTGCCCTGCCTACCCATATTAATGTGTGGCGCGCGCTACTAACGACAGAGCCAGGAAAACTTATCCATCACAAGGCGATTGCTGAAGCCGTGGGTCGACGTAAATCCACCTTTGCCACCCTCAACGCTATAAACAGCAATCCCATTGCTTTATTTATCCCAAGTCACAGGGCAATAGACCCAGATGGCCAAGCAGGAGATTACCGTTGGGGGCTCACACGCAAGCATGCAATACATGCCTGGGAGTGCGCTAATCTCAACGTTTAA
- a CDS encoding peptidylprolyl isomerase, producing MPSLFKEPLFQFLVIALLLLLGERLINADDYAYDQYHIEVDNDVLLQFMQLRAKTFKPEEAQQALDALSAEDRQRLVDDYAREEALFRDAMELNLDKNDQIIRRRLIQKMDYLAQGFYDEAEAITEDDLRDYYTERREQYKKPASATFTHVFVSSERHGVEQAQAIAAELQLTLNAETVPFENAPRYGERFLYNRNYVNRDDDEIGSHFGDQFEQQLFTFSTSDKWQGPVQSTYGWHLVLLVKNTPAYIPPLEEIAANVFADAQRQQQQQVKREAINKLMAKYKISDRSGE from the coding sequence ATGCCTAGCTTATTCAAAGAACCGCTATTCCAATTTCTCGTTATTGCGCTGTTGCTGCTGCTCGGTGAGCGGTTAATAAATGCCGATGACTACGCCTACGACCAATATCATATAGAGGTTGATAATGACGTGCTGCTGCAGTTTATGCAGTTGCGAGCCAAGACTTTTAAGCCAGAAGAAGCCCAGCAGGCGCTTGATGCGCTTAGCGCCGAAGACCGTCAGCGTTTAGTCGATGACTATGCTCGAGAAGAGGCGCTGTTCCGTGACGCCATGGAACTCAATCTGGATAAAAACGACCAAATTATTCGCCGTCGTCTGATCCAAAAAATGGATTATCTGGCCCAGGGCTTTTACGACGAGGCTGAAGCCATAACCGAAGATGATCTGCGCGACTATTACACTGAGCGCCGGGAACAGTATAAAAAGCCGGCGTCGGCAACCTTCACCCATGTATTTGTCTCTAGTGAGCGCCATGGTGTTGAACAGGCGCAAGCCATTGCCGCTGAGCTTCAACTAACCCTCAATGCCGAGACTGTGCCATTTGAGAATGCTCCCCGTTACGGCGAGCGCTTTCTCTACAACCGCAACTACGTCAATCGCGACGATGACGAAATTGGCAGCCATTTTGGTGATCAGTTCGAGCAGCAGTTATTTACTTTTTCAACTAGTGATAAGTGGCAGGGGCCAGTGCAGTCAACCTATGGTTGGCATCTGGTGTTGTTGGTGAAAAATACTCCAGCCTATATCCCGCCGCTTGAAGAAATTGCCGCCAATGTTTTTGCTGATGCTCAGCGCCAGCAACAGCAGCAGGTCAAGCGCGAGGCGATTAATAAGTTGATGGCCAAGTACAAAATAAGTGATCGGAGCGGCGAGTAA